In Passer domesticus isolate bPasDom1 chromosome 1, bPasDom1.hap1, whole genome shotgun sequence, one DNA window encodes the following:
- the LOC135288692 gene encoding carboxymethylenebutenolidase homolog isoform X1, whose amino-acid sequence MADPFLYNTGERSHYGCLGHEVQIEYLKAYVCRPSFSTDKAVIVVHDVFGWQFPDIRYIVDLIAGHGYITICPDFFKGTKPWTSTDHWADFPDWMKNHDPMKVDKEADVVLKYLKEQCGAKKIGIVGFSWGGMAVHHLMLKNPQLAAGVSLYGIVRDSEERYSLLNPTFFIFGEKDHTISLDQIFLLEDKLKQYCKVPYKIKVYPGQVHGFAQLKPEDMKPEDKPYIEEARRDMIDWIKMFV is encoded by the exons ATGGCTGATCCTTTTCTATACAATACTGGAGAAAGGTCTCACTATGGGTGCCTTGGCCATGAAGTACAAATTGAGTACCTTAAGGCATATGTTTGTAGACCATCTTTTTCCACGGACAAAGCTGTGATTGTGGTTCATGATGTATTTGGATGGCAGTTCCCAGACATTAGATACATAGTCGATTTGATAGCAGGTCATGGATACAT AACCATCTGCCCAGACTTCTTCAAGGGCACAAAACCCTGGACATCTACTGATCACTGGGCTGACTTTCCTGACTGGATGAAAAATCACGATCCTATGAAAGTAGACAA GGAAGCTGATGTTGTCTTGAAGTATCTAAAGGAACAATGCGGTGCAAAGAAGATTGGTATCGTTGGGTTTTCCTGGGGTGGAATGGCAGTACATCACTTGATGCTGAAAAATCCTCAATTAGCCGCTGGGGTGTCCCTCTATG GAATAGTTAGAGACTCTGAAGAAAGATACAGTTTACTAAATcccacatttttcatttttggtgAGAAAGACCACACTATTTCTTTGGATCAG atctTCTTACTGGAGGACAAGCTGAAACAGTATTGTAAAGTTCCCTATAAAATTAAAGTTTATCCTGGGCAAGTTCATGGGTTTGCACAACTGAAGCCAGAAGATATGAAACCTGAGGATAAACCTTATATTGAAGAAGCTAGAAGGGATATGATTGATTGGATCAAAATGTTTGTTTGA
- the LOC135288692 gene encoding carboxymethylenebutenolidase homolog isoform X2 encodes MADPFLYNTGERSHYGCLGHEVQIEYLKAYVCRPSFSTDKAVIVVHDVFGWQFPDIRYIVDLIAGHGYITICPDFFKGTKPWTSTDHWADFPDWMKNHDPMKVDKEADVVLKYLKEQCGAKKIGIVRDSEERYSLLNPTFFIFGEKDHTISLDQIFLLEDKLKQYCKVPYKIKVYPGQVHGFAQLKPEDMKPEDKPYIEEARRDMIDWIKMFV; translated from the exons ATGGCTGATCCTTTTCTATACAATACTGGAGAAAGGTCTCACTATGGGTGCCTTGGCCATGAAGTACAAATTGAGTACCTTAAGGCATATGTTTGTAGACCATCTTTTTCCACGGACAAAGCTGTGATTGTGGTTCATGATGTATTTGGATGGCAGTTCCCAGACATTAGATACATAGTCGATTTGATAGCAGGTCATGGATACAT AACCATCTGCCCAGACTTCTTCAAGGGCACAAAACCCTGGACATCTACTGATCACTGGGCTGACTTTCCTGACTGGATGAAAAATCACGATCCTATGAAAGTAGACAA GGAAGCTGATGTTGTCTTGAAGTATCTAAAGGAACAATGCGGTGCAAAGAAGATTG GAATAGTTAGAGACTCTGAAGAAAGATACAGTTTACTAAATcccacatttttcatttttggtgAGAAAGACCACACTATTTCTTTGGATCAG atctTCTTACTGGAGGACAAGCTGAAACAGTATTGTAAAGTTCCCTATAAAATTAAAGTTTATCCTGGGCAAGTTCATGGGTTTGCACAACTGAAGCCAGAAGATATGAAACCTGAGGATAAACCTTATATTGAAGAAGCTAGAAGGGATATGATTGATTGGATCAAAATGTTTGTTTGA